The following coding sequences are from one Rutidosis leptorrhynchoides isolate AG116_Rl617_1_P2 chromosome 11, CSIRO_AGI_Rlap_v1, whole genome shotgun sequence window:
- the LOC139874304 gene encoding uncharacterized protein translates to MIHSWQAGQRRKVETLEEWKQEMIAFPSMFNTNPSDAPVVIEARIENCVVGGIYTDTGAGADIMYEHCFIQLPDRVKEKLKDTFVPLASFANDPSWSEGSIVLEVVLGKTPFKRTAHIEFLVVKANSQYNVILGRSAMMAFGAVTSTVHGMMKFSTPADIATLYAERRRPIECVKINRTAVNPIIHEDGSISPNPEFPDQKIIIGNTITKATKEKLYKILATNLDVFAWQDSDMTGVPRHVAEHKLGVNPNIPPVCQKKRGMAPDRTKFLKEEVKKLVDAGILREVKYQTLVANPVMVRKPDNSWRMCVDFTDLNKAYPKDNYPLPEID, encoded by the coding sequence ATGATACATTCATGGCAAGCCGGACAGCGAAGAAAAGTAGAAACGTTAGAAGAGTGGAAACAGGAAATGATTGCTTTTCCTTCCATGTTTAACACAAATCCATCTGACGCTCCTGTAGTGATTGAAGCTCGAATAGAAAATTGTGTTGTTGGAGGAATATATACTGATACCGGAGCAGGAGCAGATatcatgtatgaacattgttttATACAGCTACCAGACAGGGTTAAGGAAAAGCTAAAGGACACATTTGTTCCCTTAGCAAGCTTTGCTAATGATCCGTCATGGTCAGAAGGAAGCATAGTTTTAGAAGTCGTATTGGGAAAAACGCCATTTAAAAGAACTGCCCATATTGAATTTTTGGTCGTAAAGGCAAATTCGCAGTATAACGTCATTTTAGGACGATCAGCCATGATGGCATTCGGAGCTGTAACATCAACGGTGCACGGAATGATGAAATTCTCCACACCGGCTGACATCGCCACGCTGTACGCTGAACGGAGAAGACCAATAGAATGTGTAAAAATAAACAGAACAGCTGTTAACCCAATCATTCATGAAGATGGGTCTATATCACCAAATCCAgagtttccagatcagaaaatcataattggaaACACAATCACAAAGGCAACAAAAGAAAAGCTTTACAAAATCTTAGCCACAAATTTGGATGTTTTTGCATGGCAAGATTCTGATATGACTGGAGTACCACGTCATGTGGCTGAACATAAGCTTGGTGTGAATCCTAATATTCCACCAGTGTGTCAGAAGAAAAGAGGCATGGCTCCGGATCGAACAAAATTTCTCAAAGAAGAAGTTAAAAAATTGGTGGATGCTGGAATATTGAGAGAAGTAAAATACCAGACATTGGTAGCAAACCCGGTTATGGTACGAAAGCCAGATAATTCATGGAGGATGTGTGTCGACTTCACAGATTTAAATAAAGCATATCCAAAAGACAATTATCCTTTACCAGAAATTGATTGA